The DNA sequence caatCACCAAGCAGCTTGGCCCATGACCGTTAGGTTGTAAGTTGTAACTAAGAATCAAAAAACTGCCGGGAAGCTGCAACTCCTTAGCTGTTGCACTGCAGCTTACACTGACCAGtcaaaatttgagaaaagaaaaagaacgaagGAAAGATCAGGGCTTGCCAAATTCAGCTCTTCCCCAGCACATCCATCCTCTCTTCCCATTAATTTAGGACCTGGCAATCCGAACTACaagttctctctccctctctacacGCGCCAGTTTTGCCCCCACTTGCCCACTTTGTCGCTGGCTCCCAAAGAAGCGGATGAATTGGAAAATAACAGGAGTTCATGCCTCGAGGACTTGTAAGCCCTGCATTCTCTTtccaaatttcttttccttgatgATTTGAAGGAATGTACCAGTACTACTGTTCTGCAGACTTGTTCTTCAGAAACTCTTCCGCTGTAAGGAAAATGTAACCTGAGCCTGACTCTAACTCGTTCAAAAGCACTTCTTCATTCGTTTGGTGTTTATGGGAAGGAGTAGCGCATCTGCTCTCTCACTTACAACTCGCACAAATGCTATTTTAGTTTTGAGCTTTGTAGCTAGGAGTACATTATAAACTATGCTACAGGGTTGCCGCGTCCTTCTGGTTTATTAGCTAGCAGATTTGTGAATGTGAATGGTAAGTTTTAGAACCCCTTTCCTTTTGAAGTTCGACTAGTCAGTCGGATAGACATTTGGGTAGGAAGCATCCACCCACCAGTCAAAAACTAAACCAGCAAACGTGGAGAGTAAATTACCCATTCAAGAGGTCTGCACAAGCAATGCTACAAATATTCTAAATTGGAGTTGGAGCTATATTGTAGTCTTTTTGCGGGTTTGTATATGCAACTTATTTGGGAACTGAGGTTGCTGCCTGGTGAACTCTATGTTACATGCTGTTGAATGCAGCACAACGTTCCAGTGTTTCAAGGACTTGTACCGATGAACACGGGTTGGAGTGGTTTATGCCTAATAATACGGATCGATTGTTAGATTGACTCTTGAAGTTCCTTGCAACATTTGCTACTCTCTGGTCACGAAGGTGGCTTGAGGATCATCTGTGTCCCTTATACTTGAAGgcttcttgattttttcttttttctttaactttccAGGAGAGCTTTTTCCTCTGACCCAGCTCAGATCAACCAGTCAAAAAGAACGAAGAGAAAGAAGCCAGAGATTGCCGAAGGCAATGGAAGATATGGAAGAGGATGGCCACATCTCTCAGACTTCATCACCGCCAACACCGCCATCACCTCTTCCCATAAGTACAGGACCTGGCAATCAAAAATACTATTTCTCGCCATCTCCAACTCCATCCCCGCCATTTTCACCACCGCAGTCCAGTCATACATCTGCAGAAAACCTTCCTCTTCTGCAGGAGTCATCTGTTCCTACTCGAACGCCGCCTTTGGCATTTTCCTTGGACCGTAAACAAGCAGATGAAGCAGAGGATTCCAGAAGTTCGTGCCTTAAGGACTTGTAAGCTCTTCTTCATCCTTTACTTTGCTAAGTAGATGGTGAGCATCAATTTTCAACAGGATCAGGTGGGATCCATATTAGGAACAAAGTAGAGCGTTCACTCTTGCACAAAGTGT is a window from the Rhodamnia argentea isolate NSW1041297 chromosome 8, ASM2092103v1, whole genome shotgun sequence genome containing:
- the LOC115755816 gene encoding uncharacterized protein LOC115755816 isoform X2, with the translated sequence MGRSSASALSLTTRELFPLTQLRSTSQKERRERSQRLPKAMEDMEEDGHISQTSSPPTPPSPLPISTGPGNQKYYFSPSPTPSPPFSPPQSSHTSAENLPLLQESSVPTRTPPLAFSLDRKQADEAEDSRSSCLKDLLEWFIRRCCNCFIESYTSRSHHQLH
- the LOC115755816 gene encoding uncharacterized protein LOC115755816 isoform X1 produces the protein MQHNVPVFQGLVPMNTGELFPLTQLRSTSQKERRERSQRLPKAMEDMEEDGHISQTSSPPTPPSPLPISTGPGNQKYYFSPSPTPSPPFSPPQSSHTSAENLPLLQESSVPTRTPPLAFSLDRKQADEAEDSRSSCLKDLLEWFIRRCCNCFIESYTSRSHHQLH